In Schizosaccharomyces osmophilus chromosome 2, complete sequence, the following proteins share a genomic window:
- a CDS encoding ThiJ domain protein, protein MAFYFQSLQKDIINDIDVGLQPNPLPSPIVDAPVFGRDTQFSPHLAIVMADNGFDVEQVCLPWRYFTDRGFLVEFVFPRPLDPPRVAKPDPSYTTGWKGIIMGPSKDAMDIYSILCTLDEFIQPKYYTDDNFSFLDFDVVLITGGRNEPMRQMLTDPLLHSKLKPYLRLCKRIDRRKDDPNVAPSKILGTIAQGALPIYINNPETTLRSTTIPVWMERTNSWISPPPNNSSYSYAASLMPTDKYFAGPNYRTVFTMEDMHHYYISGRCNTDIIPLSTGLYDLYRQMLRDQKSGMRPQRKNLTSSNDVPQK, encoded by the coding sequence ATGGCATTCTACTTTCAATCCTTACAGAAAGACATAATCAATGATATTGACGTCGGATTGCAGCCAAACCCTTTACCTTCTCCAATAGTAGATGCCCCTGTATTTGGACGAGATACACAATTCTCACCTCACTTGGCGATTGTCATGGCAGACAATGGGTTCGACGTTGAACAGGTTTGCCTTCCTTGGCGCTACTTTACCGATCGTGGGTTTCTAGTTGAATTTGTGTTCCCAAGGCCACTCGATCCCCCAAGGGTAGCTAAACCAGACCCTTCTTACACGACTGGTTGGAAAGGAATCATCATGGGACCTTCCAAAGATGCTATGGATATTTACAGCATTTTATGTACACTCGACGAATTTATTCAACCAAAGTATTATACAGAtgataatttttcttttcttgactTTGACGTGGTACTTATTACTGGAGGTAGAAATGAACCCATGCGCCAGATGCTTACGGATCCCTTATTACACTCAAAACTGAAGCCCTATTTAAGACTATGTAAACGAATAGATCGTCGAAAGGATGACCCGAATGTTGCTCCGTCAAAGATCTTGGGGACCATTGCCCAAGGTGCTTTACCTATTTACATAAATAATCCCGAAACGACACTGCGCTCAACGACAATCCCGGTATGGATGGAGAGAACAAATTCCTGGATTTCTCCTCCTCCGAATAACTCCTCTTATTCTTATGCAGCATCCTTAATGCCTACTGACAAATACTTTGCTGGACCTAATTATCGAACTGTTTTTACAATGGAGGACATGCATCATTACTATATATCTGGAAGATGCAACACAGACATAATCCCTTTAAGCACGGGGCTTTATGATCTTTATAGACAAATGCTTCGAGACCAAAAGTCAGGCATGCGTCCACAGAGGAAGAATTTGACCAGCTCCAACGACGTCCctcaaaaatga
- a CDS encoding Schizosaccharomyces specific protein: MKLRVFCEEFPIRQWIHTVSFGLVDNTGTVADLCNAIWEWNEGPPYWKLQLLLEEYSVPMAGVLARYLKEDAKIQLVGQDLRSTWNPESFTTSPYDIISGASQLPKDPEQMHQANLEHIVPWKDLEMSS, from the coding sequence ATGAAGCTTAGGGTATTTTGCGAAGAATTTCCCATCCGGCAATGGATCCACACAGTAAGTTTTGGCTTGGTTGATAATACTGGTACGGTTGCGGATCTTTGCAATGCGATTTGGGAATGGAATGAGGGCCCTCCGTATTGGAAGCTTCAGCTATTGCTTGAAGAATACTCTGTCCCGATGGCAGGAGTTTTGGCCCGTTACTTGAAAGAAGATGCAAAGATTCAGCTAGTTGGACAAGACTTGCGTTCTACATGGAATCCAGAAAGCTTCACTACTTCTCCATATGATATTATTTCTGGTGCTAGTCAACTTCCTAAAGATCCCGAACAAATGCATCAGGCAAATTTAGAGCATATCGTTCCATGGAAGGATTTAGAGATGTCTTCATAA
- the rps7 gene encoding 40S ribosomal protein S7: protein MGGSKHFLFYTTAMSAINKIVKRSSSQPSETDLLVAQCLYDLENSSKDMAKELRPLQITSAREVEVGAGKKAIVVFVPQPLLAAFHKCQARLTRELEKKFADRHVIFIAQRRILPKPGRKSRVGQKRPRSRTLTSVHGAILEDIVFPTTIIGKRTRQGTDGHKTMKVFLDNRDANTVDYKLSSFSNVYHKLTGKTVNFEFPVTIGEGL from the coding sequence ATGGGAGGGTCgaaacattttcttttctacaCAACAGCAATGTCTGCTATCAACAAGATTGTCAAGCGTTCGAGCTCCCAGCCCAGTGAAACCGACCTCCTTGTTGCACAATGTCTCTATGATTTAGAGAACTCTTCTAAGGACATGGCCAAGGAGCTCCGCCCTCTCCAAATTACTTCTGCTCGCGAAGTCGAAGTTGGAGCTGGTAAGAAGGCAATCGTTGTTTTCGTCCCCCAACCTCTTCTCGCCGCTTTCCACAAGTGCCAAGCTCGTTTGACCCGCGAGCTCGAGAAGAAGTTTGCTGACCGTCATGTCATTTTCATCGCTCAACGTCGTATTTTGCCCAAGCCTGGCCGCAAGTCCCGTGTTGGTCAAAAGCGCCCTCGCTCTCGTACTTTGACCTCTGTTCACGGTGCTATCCTCGAAGACATTGTTTTCCCTACCACCATCATTGGTAAGCGTACTCGTCAAGGCACTGACGGCCACAAGACCATGAAGGTCTTCCTTGACAACAGAGATGCCAACACTGTTGACTACAAGTTGTCCTCTTTCTCCAACGTCTACCACAAGCTCACCGGTAAGACTGTCAACTTCGAGTTCCCCGTCACCATTGGTGAAGGCTTGTAA
- the mal3 gene encoding microtubule plus-end binding protein, EB1 family Mal3: MSESRQELLAWLNEVTKLGLSRIEDCGKGYTMLVIIDSIYQDVPLKKVNFDCNNDYQYINNWKVLQQVFLRKGIDKVVDPERLSRCKMQDNLEFVQWAKRFWDQYYPGGDYDALARRGGRGLVQHGASPNAPRRRQVSSGSTVNPAPRSSLNATNAPNNNTAAVLRAKQAQQQITNLEGQLTEANETMFALERERDFYFNKLREVEILVQTHLSAEPMSHETMLERIQAILYSTEDGFELPPETERPMDAYPLVDHNMSNVVDEPHMDEAKPVDMPSNPGAPDFVRARLQSLEVDDDDENLTF; encoded by the exons ATGTCTGAATCTCGACAAGAGTTGTTGGCATGGCTCAACGAA GTCACAAAACTTGGTCTTTCAAGGATTGAGGATTGTGGAAAAGGCTACACTATGCTTGTAATTATTGATTCTATTTATCAAGATGTCCCTTTAAAAAAGGTCAACTTTGATTGCAATAATGATTATCAGTACATAAACAACTGGAAAGTTCTTCAACAAGTATTTTTAAGGAAAGGAATTGATAAAGTGGTCGACCCAGAACGTCTTTCGCGCTGTAAAATGCAAGATAATTTAGAGTTTGTTCAATGGGCAAAGCGTTTTTGGGACCAATATTACCCTGGTGGTGATTATGATGCTTTGGCTCGTCGTGGTGGACGCGGCCTGGTACAACATGGTGCGTCTCCTAATGCTCCTAGAAGAAGACAAGTCTCATCTGGAAGTACTGTAAATCCAGCCCCTCGCTCTAGCTTAAATGCAACAAATGCTCCCAACAACAACACCGCCGCTGTACTTCGTGCCAAGCAAGCACAACAACAGATCACCAACTTGGAGGGCCAACTTACAGAGGCCAATGAAACCATGTTTGCATTAGAGCGCGAAAGGgacttttatttcaataaattaCGCGAAGTAGAAATCCTAGTCCAAACACATCTGAGTGCAGAGCCAATGTCACATGAAACTATGCTGGAAAGAATACAAGCAATTTTATATTCTACTGAAGATGGTTTCGAGCTTCCTCCGGAAACTGAGAGACCGATGGATGCATATCCACTTGTTGACCATAACATGAGCAACGTCGTTGATGAACCTCATATGGACGAAGCCAAGCCTGTCGACATGCCTTCGAATCCCGGTGCTCCTGACTTTGTTCGCGCTCGTTTACAAAGTCTGGAAGTCGAcgatgatgatgaaaatcTTACTTTTTAG
- the pof14 gene encoding F-box protein Pof14 has product MLEEVKQHLDRDDKFIKTLTGIRKRLRSQYLNPQTLEEFIHALAHVRAMKRLNSFCSNLEGEYTSQSDQITQPAQAASCPLANYTDASQLMNSSFTQGNMLELINDYAEYSTQSILMRSRNSCATVSSESITPKKKTIGILDCPDEILILIFIKCFNATYKESFPFAFTYRREKHTILDDVPYTCTRFRKILSPTNDGFWRRALDLHKHSVTSSTHTLSSPKVQIPNVLPVLLDPSIQTYSNSSPSSSLVSSPSPIHTQNSLPLESPSGESSYIEFACSVVGRCSVCRLLPKRTRGRECIRSFYRASIATNVCDQCLEAIIDFYEPVSRYNFNVMIYQIGVGYISRPGQRYPSWLSEHVQFARDEERAYKYISSSQIEFASRLYKLFQSQC; this is encoded by the coding sequence ATGTTGGAAGAAGTGAAGCAGCATCTTGATCGCGATGATAAGTTCATAAAAACTCTAACAGGTATAAGGAAAAGACTACGAAGTCAGTACTTAAATCCTCAAACCCTAGAGGAATTCATTCATGCATTGGCCCATGTTCGAGCTATGAAACGACTAAACTCGTTTTGTTCTAACTTGGAAGGAGAATATACATCACAATCAGACCAAATAACTCAACCAGCGCAGGCAGCATCATGTCCCCTTGCAAATTATACAGATGCGTCtcaattgatgaattcaTCGTTCACTCAAGGAAATATGCTGGAGTTGATTAATGACTACGCCGAGTATTCCACGCAATCAATTCTTATGAGATCCAGAAATTCGTGTGCCACAGTTTCAAGCGAATCAATTacaccaaaaaagaaaacaatagGTATTCTAGACTGCCCAGATGAAATTCTTATATTGATATTTATAAAGTGCTTTAATGCTACatacaaagaaagcttTCCATTCGCTTTTACCTATCGAAGGGAAAAACACACTATACTTGATGATGTGCCATATACTTGTACCCGCTTTCGTAAAATCCTAAGTCCTACGAATGATGGGTTTTGGAGACGCGCCTTAGATTTACACAAACATTCTGTGACTTCGTCAACTCATACTCTTTCATCTCCTAAAGTTCAAATACCAAATGTTCTTCCTGTTTTGTTGGATCCAAGTATCCAAACATATTCAAATAGCTCACCTTCATCCAGCTTGGTTTCGTCACCCTCGCCAATTCATACACAAAATAGCCTTCCTTTGGAAAGCCCTAGTGGAGAATCTTCTTATATTGAATTTGCTTGCAGCGTTGTTGGTCGTTGTAGTGTTTGCAGATTGCTTCCTAAGCGTACGAGAGGTCGAGAATGCATAAGGTCGTTTTACAGAGCGTCCATTGCAACTAATGTTTGTGATCAATGCTTAGAGGCAATCATAGACTTTTATGAACCAGTAAGTCGGTATAATTTTAATGTGATGATATACCAAATTGGTGTTGGTTATATTTCTAGACCAGGCCAACGATATCCTTCTTGGCTTTCAGAACATGTCCAGTTTGCCAGAGACGAAGAGAGAGCATATAAATACATTTCTTCCTCGCAGATCGAATTTGCGAGTAGGTTGTATAAGCTATTTCAGTCTCAATGTTGA
- the byr3 gene encoding translational activator, zf-CCHC type zinc finger protein encodes MEMESQAAPSYPRAGFRCYNCGENGHQARDCTKGAICYNCNQTGHKASDCTEPQQEKTCYACGTGGHLVRECPSNPNPNPTPRQGAECYKCGRVGHIARDCRTNGRVGARPMNCYACGSVGHQARDCTMGVKCYSCGKIGHRSFECQQSTDGQLCYKCNQPGHIAINCTIPSVEA; translated from the coding sequence atggaaatggaGTCGCAAGCCGCCCCTTCTTATCCCCGTGCTGGATTCCGCTGTTACAATTGCGGTGAAAACGGACATCAAGCTCGTGATTGCACGAAGGGTGCCATCTGCTACAACTGCAATCAAACCGGACACAAGGCCAGTGATTGCACTGAACCCCAGCAAGAGAAAACCTGTTACGCTTGTGGCACCGGTGGCCATCTCGTTCGTGAATGCCCATCCAACCCCAATCCCAACCCTACTCCCCGTCAAGGTGCTGAATGCTACAAATGTGGACGTGTTGGTCACATCGCTAGAGACTGCCGTACCAATGGTCGTGTTGGCGCCCGTCCCATGAACTGCTACGCTTGTGGTTCCGTTGGTCACCAAGCCCGTGACTGTACCATGGGTGTCAAGTGCTACTCTTGTGGTAAAATTGGTCACCGTAGCTTTGAATGCCAACAATCCACTGATGGTCAGTTATGCTACAAGTGCAACCAACCTGGCCATATTGCTATCAACTGTACTATTCCTTCCGTTGAGGCTTAA
- the trm9 gene encoding tRNA (uridine) methyltransferase Trm9, which translates to MNEKPDLDYENEHVHKVYDKIATHFSDTRYKPWPVVERFLNSLPVGAVGLDIGCGNGKYQKVNPNIFLIGSDRCEKLVQIGSQLGPMIVADGLHVPHPADRTDFALSIAVIHHFSNEERRLQAVQEVLRVIRKGGKALFFVWALEQRNSRRGFSENGPQDVHVPWVLKRQYEYPTAKPGELKGHHPDENVAYQRYYHLFKKGELSELVQKAGGKLVEDGYDRDNWWAIVEKL; encoded by the exons ATGAACGAAAAACCCGATTTAGACTACGAAAATGAGCATGTTCACAAAGTGTATGACAAAATCGCTACTCACTTTTCAGACACTCGCTACAAG ccTTGGCCAGTTGTAGAGCGTTTCTTAAATTCTTTACCTGTAGGCGCTGTCGGTTTGGACATTGGATGTGGAAATGGGAAGTATCAAAAGGTGAATCCGaacatttttttgataGGAAGCGATCGTTGTGAAAAATTGGTTCAAATTGGGAGCCAATTGGGACCTATGATTGTGGCAGATGGCTTACATGTTCCTCATCCAGCAGATCGAACTGACTTTGCATTGAGCATTGCGGTCATTCATCATTTCAGCAACGAAGAACGGCGTCTGCAGGCTGTTCAAGAAGTTTTGAGGGTGATTCGTAAAGGAGGGAAAGCATTATTCTTTGTTTGGGCGCTCGAACAAAGGAATTCTCGTCGTGgattttctgaaaatgGACCTCAAGATGTCCATGTTCCTTGGGTTTTAAAACGGCAGTACGAGTATCCTACTGCAAAACCAGGAGAGCTAAAGGGACACCATCCAGACGAAAATGTTGCATATCAACGATACTATcatttgtttaaaaaaggagagCTTAGTGAGCTCGTGCAAAAAGCTGGAGGAAAGCTCGTAGAAGATGGTTATGATCGCGATAATTGGTGGGCAATTGTCGAAAAGCTTTAG
- the btb3 gene encoding BTB/POZ family substrate adaptor for cullin 3 ubiquitin ligase Btb3, producing MAAERPSTEMDASEQASEGASAPKGFNKFALWSKAMDEKNSTDSGLFSINESEEFRELCEACRRGDLEVVRSMIENYNVPINQVDIFDYSPLVLASLCGHEEVVKYLLENGAICERDTFQGERCLYGALNDRIRKMLLSYNITKSVDESQPYASHITSLLSNSTFHFTSDVTFTGNSISLPGHKFYLASRSPYFKGKFLKLSDEGEVPIKKNEKELETVLRFLYLDYHPLFAKQDATALVSIAKKFSLMDFVDCFENNPEQMRSPDWRKSQLVQTQNDMGRFMREVIQNYKQKLSEPTENLSRQCAFHDAYLQSETHRYPVHRAILCRSEYFMDMFTGPFLEGKQSLPTVSLPFSSDIVEIVLEFLYSDKADIPAFLALDVIYVADMLSLDKERSLKSLASIAITKQKEPKDSIYDILRTAWDTSTIRLEQYASEYMANHLEKIIDDPEFHELVNESADRILHRQETDTIELIDDIRYFLSKRYGIYHEDLCVDGYVDTLTPYEKDYNQRMDMIEDLLMKLNLGA from the exons ATGGCTGCTGAACGTCCTTCTACAGAAATGGATGCTTCTGAGCAAGCATCAGAAGGTGCATCTGCACCGAAAGGCTTCAACAAATTTGCTCTTTGGTCAAAAGCtatggatgaaaaaaattcaacaGATTCAGGTTTATTCTCCATCaatgaaagtgaagaatTTCGAGAATTGTGCGAGGCTTGCCGCCGAGGAGATTTAGAAGTTGTTCGAAG TATGATTGAAAACTACAATGTCCCAATTAATCAAGTTGATATCTTTGACTACTCACCACTCGTTCTTGCAAGTTTGTGTGGTCATGAAGAGG TTGTGAAATATTTATTAGAGAATGGTGCAATCTGCGAGCGCGATACCTTTCAAGGAGAGCGTTGTCTTTATGGTGCATTGAATGATCGCATCCGTAAGATGCTGTTGTCTTACAACATCACAAAGTCAGTAGATGAGTCTCAACCATATGCTAGTCATATTACCTCTTTGCTCTCCAACTCCACTTTTCATTTCACCTCTGACGTTACTTTTACTGGTAACAGTATATCTTTACCTGGACATAAGTTTTATTTAGCCTCGAGAAGTCCTTATTTTAAAGGGAAATTCTTGAAATTGAGCGACGAGGGAGAGGTTCCtattaagaaaaatgaaaaagaattggagACTGTTTTGCGGTTTTTGTACTTGGATTATCATCCTTTGTTTGCCAAGCAAGATGCAACAGCATTGGTTTCGATTGCCAAAAAATTTTCCTTGATGGACTTTGTCgattgttttgaaaacaatccAGAACAAATGCGTTCACCAGATTGGAGAAAGAGCCAATTAGTACAGACGCAGAATGATATGGGCCGTTTTATGAGAGAAGTAATTCAAAACTACAAGCAAAAGCTATCGGAACCTACAGAAAACTTGTCGCGTCAGTGCGCTTTTCATGACGCTTATTTACAGTCAGAAACACATCGCTATCCCGTTCATCGCGCAATTCTATGTAGGTCTGAGTATTTTATGGATATGTTCACGGGTCCTTTTTTAGaaggtaaacaaagtttACCAACTGTTTCCCTCCCATTTTCAAGCGATATTGTTGAAATCGttcttgaatttttatattcagACAAAGCCGATATCCCAGCCTTTCTTGCTTTGGACGTCATTTATGTTGCAGACATGCTTTCACTCGATAAAGAGCGAAGTTTGAAGTCTTTGGCTTCTATTGCCATTactaaacaaaaagaaccaaaagaTAGTATTTACGATATACTGCGAACAGCATGGGATACCTCAACTATAAGATTGGAGCAATATGCTTCAGAATACATGGCTAAtcatttggaaaaaattattgatGATCCAGAGTTTCATGAACTTGTCAACGAAAGTGCCGATCGTATTCTTCATCGTCAGGAAACTGATACCATTGAACTTATTGATGATATTCGCTATTTCCTGTCAAAACGCTATGGTATTTATCACGAAGATTTGTGCGTGGATGGTTATGTGGATACGTTGACAccatatgaaaaagattataATCAAAGGATGGATATGATTGAAGATTTGTTGATGAAGCTCAATTTAGGGGCTTGA